The DNA sequence TAACATCCGGATCTTGCAGTCGTTTCAACATGCTCTTACGACTGGCGATCTGGTTGGCTTTTTTAACATCCGGATCTTGCGGTCGTTTCAACGTGCTCTTACGACTGGCGATCTGGTTGGCTTTTTTAACATCCGGTTTTTGCAGTCGTTTCAACATGCTCTTACGACTGGCGATCTGGTTAGCTTTTTTAAAATCGGGATCTTGCAGTCGTTTCAACATGCTCTTACGACTGGCGATCTGGTTGGCTTTTTTAACATCCGGATCTTGCAGTCGTTTCAACATGTTCTTACGACTGGCGATCTGGTTAGCTTTTTTAAAATCGGGATCTTGCAGTCGCTTCGACCTGTTCTTACGACTGGCGATCTGATTAGCTTTCTTTAAAACTGGGTCTTTCAATcgttttattgtactttttaaatttaacaattttctttgatttgtaGCAACAATATCATCAGACGCACGGCTTAATTGTTTTCTCAATTTATCCTTTTCAAGTTCTTGCAAATGAAGAACAATGTTTTCgcgtgatatttttattgcttcttttttattttgtgtacgtTTACTCGGACGTcccattttatgaaaaaaaaatatatatatatattagacaaaaataaataaataaaaataaacttacagctaaaaaaaaccttaatactaaaagtttttaaaaaaaaaaacaacaacaactgcTACCTCTgtcaaccaaaaaaaaaaaaatacaaaattagctGATAattagagtatataatattataaaataattaatttgaaaattacctTAACACAAGTCACAATCACAGAAATCCAGTAAAtgaatcaa is a window from the Aphis gossypii isolate Hap1 unplaced genomic scaffold, ASM2018417v2 Contig01135, whole genome shotgun sequence genome containing:
- the LOC126555815 gene encoding uncharacterized protein LOC126555815 codes for the protein MGRPSKRTQNKKEAIKISRENIVLHLQELEKDKLRKQLSRASDDIVATNQRKLLNLKSTIKRLKDPVLKKANQIASRKNRSKRLQDPDFKKANQIASRKNMLKRLQDPDVKKANQIASRKSMLKRLQDPDFKKANQIASRKSMLKRLQKPDVKKANQIASRKSTLKRPQDPDVKKANQIASRKSMLKRLQDPDVKKANQIASRKSMLKRLQDPVIKNANKVASMKNRLKRMENPVFKKTYQIQNVRNMRKRRLPSDSSLCQNVSTKKKNTKFNIL